One window from the genome of [Clostridium] celerecrescens 18A encodes:
- a CDS encoding recombinase family protein: MDRLTQAAYEKKNVFTKASVCYKAALYMRLSKDDDGTGESSSIGTQRKMLRSYAIENDFEIYGEYVDDGYSGTNFDRPAWSRLLKDIDARKVNLVITKDLSRLGRDYIMTGQLTEIYFPSKGIRYIAVNDGYDSDSPWSDIAPFKNIVNEMYARDTSKKIRSAFQTKINEGAFIGNFAPYGYQKDPQNKNHLLVDPVAASIVREIFEWAEQGAAPSQIAVSLNERQVLTPAMYRCAGRPYLNLDDYSRRKEWTSGTVCKLLSNPVYLGHIVQGKTVKVSFKSSLTLRKPRNEWVVVEDKHEPLISGETFERVRRRSVSRKSTAATDFTNIFSGLAKCGDCGRNMSSTGAGGRTGSRKLVCGGYKLYGKKECTNHFMDYELLYHVVLQEMRSLLSFTENEKEEIEKALREPVCPGEMQGEEKAVFSLKRREIELGCIIEKLYEDRVNGRIGEDRFYKMLDSCEKEERKIAESLALMEKSCSLAQEREPAFEGLLSSLLDDISRGKGLSSDLLGKFIDRIEIFQSCEGGEGKTGCKCQTIRICYKVIAPDEEGNGLA; encoded by the coding sequence ATGGATCGATTAACTCAGGCAGCCTATGAGAAAAAGAACGTCTTTACAAAGGCGTCAGTCTGTTACAAGGCGGCGCTTTATATGCGCCTGTCAAAAGACGACGATGGTACAGGGGAAAGCTCCAGCATCGGCACTCAGCGGAAAATGCTTCGTTCCTATGCGATAGAAAATGACTTTGAAATTTACGGGGAATATGTGGATGACGGCTACAGCGGAACCAATTTTGACCGCCCGGCCTGGAGCCGGCTGCTGAAAGATATAGATGCAAGGAAGGTAAACCTGGTAATTACCAAAGATTTATCCCGCCTTGGAAGGGATTATATCATGACAGGACAGCTTACTGAAATTTATTTTCCCTCCAAAGGGATCCGATACATAGCGGTCAATGACGGTTATGATTCCGATAGTCCGTGGAGTGACATCGCACCGTTTAAGAACATTGTAAATGAGATGTATGCCAGAGATACTTCAAAAAAGATCCGCAGTGCATTTCAGACCAAAATAAATGAGGGGGCATTTATCGGGAATTTTGCTCCCTACGGCTACCAGAAGGATCCGCAAAATAAAAACCACCTTCTTGTTGATCCCGTAGCAGCTTCCATTGTCCGGGAGATATTTGAATGGGCGGAGCAGGGGGCGGCACCATCCCAAATTGCTGTGAGTTTAAATGAGAGACAGGTGCTGACACCGGCCATGTACCGCTGCGCCGGGCGGCCTTATTTGAACCTGGATGATTACTCTAGGAGAAAGGAATGGACATCAGGCACGGTATGCAAGCTGTTAAGCAATCCCGTATATTTAGGCCACATAGTTCAGGGAAAGACTGTAAAGGTTTCCTTTAAAAGCAGTTTGACCCTTCGGAAGCCCAGGAACGAGTGGGTGGTTGTTGAGGATAAGCATGAACCACTCATTTCAGGGGAGACCTTTGAACGGGTAAGAAGACGGAGCGTTTCCCGCAAAAGCACAGCGGCAACCGATTTTACCAATATTTTTTCCGGACTTGCCAAGTGTGGGGACTGTGGAAGAAATATGTCGTCCACAGGAGCCGGTGGAAGAACAGGATCCCGCAAGCTGGTATGCGGAGGGTATAAGCTTTACGGAAAGAAAGAGTGTACGAATCACTTTATGGATTACGAACTTCTTTATCATGTGGTGCTTCAGGAAATGCGCAGCCTGCTATCATTTACGGAAAACGAAAAGGAAGAAATTGAAAAAGCCCTTCGGGAGCCTGTTTGCCCTGGAGAAATGCAGGGGGAAGAAAAGGCAGTGTTTTCACTGAAAAGAAGGGAAATAGAGCTTGGCTGCATAATCGAAAAGCTCTATGAAGACCGGGTAAACGGAAGAATCGGTGAGGATCGGTTTTATAAAATGCTGGATTCCTGTGAAAAGGAAGAAAGAAAGATTGCAGAAAGCCTGGCATTGATGGAAAAATCATGTTCTTTGGCTCAGGAAAGAGAGCCTGCTTTTGAAGGCCTGTTATCCAGCCTGTTAGATGATATAAGCCGGGGAAAAGGTCTTTCCTCCGATTTGCTGGGAAAGTTTATAGATAGAATTGAGATTTTCCAAAGCTGTGAAGGCGGAGAGGGGAAAACAGGCTGTAAATGCCAGACGATCCGAATCTGCTACAAGGTAATTGCTCCTGATGAAGAAGGGAATGGTTTAGCATAA
- a CDS encoding bacteriohemerythrin — translation MPWTPNLSVGISMIDDQHKKWFEKAEALFEAGKNNRAKEYVGELLDFLDDYTKKHFADEEKYMMSIHYPGYAEQKQAHTAFIAQLEKLRNEYKSSGGNLLVILNANQMVVDWLTKHISNMDKKIGDYAKNAH, via the coding sequence ATGCCGTGGACACCGAATTTATCCGTAGGGATATCAATGATTGATGATCAGCATAAAAAGTGGTTTGAAAAAGCAGAAGCACTGTTTGAAGCAGGGAAAAACAACCGCGCAAAGGAATACGTTGGAGAGCTTCTTGATTTTTTGGATGATTATACAAAAAAACATTTTGCTGACGAAGAAAAATACATGATGAGCATTCATTACCCTGGTTATGCGGAGCAAAAGCAGGCTCATACCGCTTTCATTGCGCAGCTGGAGAAATTAAGGAATGAATATAAATCTTCCGGGGGCAATCTTCTGGTGATTTTGAACGCCAATCAAATGGTAGTGGATTGGCTCACAAAACATATTTCTAACATGGATAAAAAAATTGGTGATTATGCAAAGAATGCTCACTAA